The Rhodospirillaceae bacterium genome has a window encoding:
- a CDS encoding MmgE/PrpD family protein — MAEKSHTPIESFGRWLADTPDAWPEDAIHSAVRQYIDIMGVTILGAVDEVTLKVFATVSTWGDGPCTVIGQTKTLSAPWAALVNGTAAHAQDLDDNFDPAKAHATAVLVPAILALAEQEGATGQKCIDAYICGLQIMGRVGQGVNPVHRNRGWHATATVGAVGAAAACARLLKLNATQAGYALSLSTSMAAGFMSQFGTMAKPIHAGLAAKSGVVAASMARQGITAGRDTLDGVTGMNRLMVGPDYEALRDAITSPEHGQNLRFETTHIGEPLMITEHGLKVKRFPNCASAHRAMDILLMLKDEHGFTADDVKEIVVHAPKTHLNNLMHHNPQDPMQAKFSMQYGLSVALSTGNCTLNDFTPAAVLRSEIQALYPIITLDPVDKSEGAFPTQVEVYLHNGTHLTKSLAMPLGSKAAPFTDAQYHQKYEGCTAGLLTTDEQDSVYGALTSLRDLTDLNTLLHPLRHNLAKKSGT; from the coding sequence ATGGCTGAAAAATCCCACACCCCCATTGAAAGCTTTGGCCGTTGGCTCGCCGACACTCCGGATGCATGGCCCGAGGACGCCATTCATTCAGCCGTGCGCCAGTACATCGATATTATGGGCGTTACTATTCTTGGGGCTGTTGATGAAGTTACACTCAAGGTTTTTGCCACGGTTTCGACATGGGGAGATGGCCCCTGCACCGTCATCGGACAAACCAAAACCCTCAGCGCACCCTGGGCCGCTTTGGTCAATGGAACTGCTGCACACGCGCAAGATTTAGATGACAACTTTGATCCCGCGAAGGCCCACGCCACGGCTGTGCTGGTGCCAGCCATCCTAGCCCTCGCAGAACAAGAGGGTGCGACAGGTCAAAAGTGCATTGATGCCTACATCTGTGGGCTGCAAATCATGGGGCGGGTTGGCCAGGGGGTTAATCCCGTCCACAGAAACAGAGGCTGGCACGCCACGGCAACTGTGGGAGCCGTGGGAGCTGCGGCGGCCTGTGCCCGGCTGTTGAAACTTAATGCGACACAGGCGGGCTATGCGCTGTCGCTATCCACAAGCATGGCTGCTGGGTTTATGTCGCAATTTGGCACCATGGCAAAACCAATCCACGCTGGCCTGGCGGCAAAGTCAGGCGTTGTTGCCGCCAGTATGGCCCGACAGGGCATCACGGCAGGGCGCGATACGCTGGACGGCGTGACCGGCATGAACCGCCTTATGGTGGGGCCTGATTATGAAGCTTTAAGAGACGCCATCACGTCACCGGAACATGGCCAGAATCTGCGATTTGAAACCACGCACATCGGTGAACCGCTGATGATTACCGAACATGGTTTGAAAGTGAAACGGTTCCCCAACTGCGCCAGCGCCCACCGCGCTATGGACATCTTACTGATGCTGAAAGACGAGCACGGATTTACAGCAGATGACGTCAAAGAAATTGTTGTGCATGCGCCAAAAACGCACCTCAATAATTTGATGCATCATAACCCTCAAGACCCGATGCAGGCGAAATTTTCGATGCAATACGGTTTGTCTGTAGCCTTGAGCACCGGCAATTGTACGCTCAACGATTTTACACCTGCGGCGGTTCTGCGCTCCGAAATTCAAGCGCTTTACCCAATCATTACTCTAGACCCGGTTGATAAATCTGAGGGCGCGTTTCCAACCCAGGTGGAGGTTTATCTGCACAATGGGACGCATCTAACAAAAAGTCTGGCCATGCCGCTGGGCAGCAAAGCTGCCCCGTTTACCGATGCACAGTACCACCAGAAATATGAGGGCTGCACAGCCGGGTTGTTGACCACTGACGAACAGGATTCGGTCTACGGTGCCTTGACCAGCCTGCGCGACTTGACGGACCTCAACACACTTCTTCATCCGCTAAGACACAACCTGGCCAAAAAGAGCGGGACTTAA